Part of the Odontesthes bonariensis isolate fOdoBon6 chromosome 15, fOdoBon6.hap1, whole genome shotgun sequence genome, aagtgccttgagatgacatttgttgtatttggcactatataaataaaaatgaattgaaattgaattgaacaacACAGTCCGGCTGGATTCCCAAAGAAGTTTGCTCgctgttaaaaaaaaccaaacaggaCAGGTTGGCTGTGAAGAACTTTTTTTTCGGTGCTTTTACCCTTTTGAAGTGAGTGGCTGACTGAACCCTCCTGACAGGCTGCATGAGGGCGTCCCTGACGATTACACTGACGTCTGCTCCAGAGTAACCCTCTGTCTTCTTGCCCAGAGTGACGAAGTCTGCTTCTGTCAGGTCGTTGGGGGTGGAGCCCAGGTGCAGTTTGAACATGAAGGAGCGGGCGTggtcctctggcagaggaatgtAGATTCGCTTTTCAAACCTGTGACAGACGAGAGGTTCAGTTAGCCATTTTTGAGGTATTTAACCTTGATTGTTAGcctaaaaaaaaccccaaaacactctggatgatgatgatgatgagagaCGGTTGAGCAGGTATTAAGTAAGTTAAGCAAACCTTCTCCTGATAGCAGAGTCCAATGTCCATGGTATATTTGTTGCTCCTAGCACTAGGATCCCCTCATTGTCATTTCCGACACCTGAGAGGAGGAAAGAGCTGCGACATTTAATCAAGTCGTCGATAAATTTAAAAGGAAGCTTTTCTGGCAGAAGCTTCTCCAAGGTGACAGTTTGCTGTCTTTCTTTGTCATCTCACACACTAAACAGAACCAGACTTCAAGACTGCGGGATGAAATTCTAAAAAGGCCGCTTCAGTATTTGGGAGCGTGGGAAATTGGAGCTTTTGTATTTCATCTCGCTCACCCTGCATCTGGACGAGGAACTCCGTCTTGATTCTGCGAGCGGCTTCGCTTTCGTTCTCGCTCCTGGAGCCGCAAAGAGAGTCGATCTCGTCGATGAAAATGATCGACGGCCTGTGTTCTCGGGCTAAGGTGAACAGGTTCTTCACCAGCCTGGAGACGGACAGAGGCAGAGAGGAATCAGATGCTTTTTGTTTGGTCGCCAGCTTCCAGCTTGTTCTTTACCATTTAAATAAAAGCCTTACTTTTCACTTTCCCCCAACCACTTTGACACCAGGTCAGAGGAGGAGACGGAGAAGAAGGTGGAGTTGTTTGCTTCTGTGGCCACCGCCTTGGCTAGGTAGGATTTGCCTGTTCCGGGAGGGCCAAACAGAAGGATCCCCCGCCAAGGAGTTCGCTTACCtgaccaaacagaaacagaatcaGAAAAATGAATGATAACAACATCCGTATGTTCACACCTGTATCTCATTTTCAACTACCTGTGAACAGATGAGGGAATTTGATGGGCAGGATAACGGCTTCTTTTAAAGCTTCTTTGGCTCCCTCGAGTCCGGCTACATCGTTCCACTTAATGTTCGGCTTTTCCATAACAATGGCCCCTGGAGGAAGGACGAGTGTGACAAGCTGTTTTACACGTCGAAAAATGTCTCCTTTTAAGAAAATGCCATTGAATCCTTCAACCGTTCATGTCACCTGACAGCTGATTTTTgagtttcttcttctcttggtcTTCCCCTTCATCACTTTCACTTCTGGAACAAAACAGAGAACGGCAGCGCAGCTATTCATTTACGTTTGaatgaaaaacagattttaCTGCCCCACATGCTTCTTAATTCTCTCGTTGATCTGCacattatttgaaatgtttccttTAAATAACACAAAAATTACAGGACAAAAGACAACATTAATCAAGTGGTTCAACTTTGCCGTTTTTCATGTGCCAATCGGTCGAATGAAGACCGTGAGCGGTGGTGACCAAACATGGGGAAACCAACTAATTCACTCTCACCCTTTATCACCAGACTGGGACTCTTTGACAGGCTTGGCCGGCTGCTCCTTTTTTTTCAGATATTCCTTCAGCTTCTCGGCTCTGTCCAGGTAGTCGGCACACTTGGCCCTGATGCTCTGCTTGGCTCGTTCGCCCTGCGTCTCATCTGCGGCAACAACACCGGGACATTTAGAGCGTGCGGCAGGGGGTTTTGAATAAAAATCACAGAAAGGCTGTAAAACTCAGTCAGTACAGGTCCCTCACACTTGACAACATGAAGGAAGTACTGCACAGCGTGCTGGTAGCATCTGAGAGCCTCTTCGTAGTTTTTGGCTTTGTCTTCCTCCGCCGCCTTGCTGGCCAGATCTATAGCTTTCTGAGAACAAACgatatgaaagaaaataaagtctCAAGGAGCTGTTTAATGAAAAAAGTTGTGCAATGTAGCTGCAAAGATGCCTTTACATGCCTAAGAAGTAGATCGTTTTCAAAAGACTCTACTTGGTATTCCTGTATTGTTACAGCTACTATTTGCAGTTGAATAGAGTGTAAATAACTCGTACAAGATTGCGTCctgattttattcaaattttaaacACAGTTCAAACTTTCTGAGAAATGGGACGGAATCACATATCAAACTATGAATCTAACGGGGTCCCACATGTTGTCAGAGCAGGGGCATCCATCTCTTGAAGAGTCATCTCAGAACCCTTGGACATGCCTAACCTGCACTTACTTCCACTTAAGCACTCACCGTGCACAGCTTTTCCTGTTCTGCTTGTACTCCATTAAACAGACATTCGAAAAGAAATGATCTCTTAATGTACACAGCGGGGTTTCTTACTGCACTGCCACTTAAATGCTGCTCCACaattgtaagtcactttggattaaaagtaaatgcaattaaatgtaaatgttatgACTGGAGCATAAGAAGTAACAGTCATTATATGATCATACATTGTGGGAATTTGGTGAAGTGATTCCCAAGCTGGGCTCTGAGCTGCTTTAAAAGGACTGTCGGTGTTATTCTATAAGCTCATCATGTGGtgggtgttgttatttacatGGCCAAATGCAGTAAGTATGTGTAACCGTTTAAAATGTCGTAAAATCGGAGAAATAAGTAGTCACAACTGGGAATACCTAAAAGGAAAAGGGGACTTTAAATGTTACTTAAGTGCAGTTCACGAGTTATTAGTTAACCAGTACCCATTAAAAGCCAATATCACTGATTATTAACCGTGCCACGCCATTTAAAGTGTAAACTGAGGTTAAGTGCTTTTCGTTGCTCAATTTGCCACTTAAATCAATCAAAAGTAGTCTTAGTTTGCTTATCAAAAGCCAAGCTACAAAGTGTCCTGTGGTGACAAAGTCTTGTTGTGTAACCAGGTAAGTTGACTTAGTAAAAGTTTTGTCACTCACCTGTAAATTACCGCCCGCCATTAGTTGCTGTTATGTCGGACAACCTTCGGTGGCAACGTTCAGATAAAACTAATAAACCCGATGACTGCCTTCCCCCCCACCTCCGTTAACCGCTACATAAGTTTTAATATCCAACAACAACGCAAAACATCCCAAATTGTCTGTCTCTCTTCCGCATCAAAAACGCGAGTATCACTTCCGCGGTGGTCACGTGACGTGACTGTCATCGCTTCTGGCTGATTTTGCTTTGGAAAAAAGATGCAGCCTGTTGGGGTTGTGACATAACACAGAGGCGAAGGAATACTCACAATTATGCAAATGAAACAGAGTAATTACATTGAATCACAGTCACAGCACAGGTGAGTTTCAAGTGTATATTTATATTGACCGCCAGCGAAACAATTTCATTTGACAAATAAATAATACTTTATCGAAAATATGTCAAGTTAGGTTATTGTTTATTAATGTATCTTCACATGTTCCCCACTGCAAAAGTTATTAAAAACAATATTACATCTTCTTACCATAATAAACTTGTACACTAACACTCCATTTATACACATTCATTAAAAAGGCAAATAAATAGTGCGCAAAATATCTAAATGCACGTAGTGGAGAACAACAGCGTGGAGAAGATGATGGCAGGCAGATATACGTTGTGTTACACTATATTTAATCCAGGGTTGTTCGGAATATGACGTCTTCGTTTCAGCCACGATCGGAAGCATAATTTGTGTACAGTATGTGTTGCAGTTGAGCCGTTTTGACACTGTGGTTgtatatttatttctcttcacTACGCCTGATCTATGTGGGACAGGCAGAAATGAAGGTGGTCATCAACTGTCTCCGTTGACGATTTTCAGACGTAAAACGTTTAGGATGCGGTCGCTCTTTGTGAGATCTGCAGGGAGTTCATTGCTCTgcaaaataaatcagaaaaaccTTTATAAACGGAGACAATCTACTCAGACTCAAACTTTTGAGAAGAACTAAGTAACCTACCCTGTTGGGAAGTGCAGGATCCGCGTTGGCCCCGagcagcagcagaacagctcGAATATTTCCACTCATGACAGCAGCATGAAGGGCTGTAGAGCCATTCTGGAGGAAAATTACAACTTATATTAAGGATTTAGTATTTTAATGGTGTAAAAGAAGTGTTACTTTATGGTATAAAAAGTGTTATTGTTTAACAATGtaataatctaaaaaaaaaaggtggttgGGTTCACATATTAGCGAGAAGGGACAAAAATAACAGCAGCACGTCTTACCTTGAGAAGGCCAAGTGAAGGAGAAAATTTAAGGAGCTCCTCGATGACACCATTGTTTCCTTTCAAGGCTGCCTTGAATAACGCCGTCGTTCCATCCTTTAAAGACAGCAGACAAACCCCAGAATGACGTGTTAACCGCTTTCAGCTACATTTACGGCTCTCAACTACATCATGTGTCTCCTCAGCAAGTTGTAAATTTAGtccaccccccaaaaaaaataaaaaacataatttcACACCAAAAGTCTTCCTGTATTCACAGGAACTGAATTGAGGATTTGACTGAAGATGACAGCCTTTTAGTCTGGTAACACCAAGGCCGCTCAGCAAGACTGAATGGCATTAATCAATAATAAAATTGCCATTATTTACACTTTGATTAACTTTACTAGTTCAAAAAGATCGACGTACCTGTCTGTCAGCATCCCGATCTGCTCCACGTAAGAGTAGCACCTTCACCACCTCACTGTGACCCATCTGAGCTGCCATCCACAGGGGCATAGTGCCATCCTGGAGAAAGCACGGATGAGAAGGGAGTTACAGAGACATAGGACACAAAGCTTGAGTTATACTTCCATTTTGTTCAAAAGCCTCAGTTTCCACTGCCCACCGtgctctgagtttttttccccccactccATGTAAGGTCTCACTTGCACTCTTTACTTTAGCCGTCTCACTGTGACCTCGTCTTCTGGAGGTTTGGCAAGAGAATTAGAGCCAACAAGGACGTCACCTTGATAAACCTACTCTTCTCTTTTTTAAAGGGatgtcttctcttttttttaattggggTTGTTTGTAGTATTTATGAGTAGTCAGTGTACTCAGTAGTGGGTGGGAACCCATACATTTGCATTACATTGTATTTTCCTGATTCTCGAAAAACTTTGCGATATATTTGAATTGAAACACAGCCAATGTAAAACAGGAGTAGCTTTTACTGAAGTCACGGCAATTCCTAAAGGAGGAGCGGGGGGGATCACATAGGCAGGCACAATTCACTGTATGACTGATGGTGATACAAATACAGTTTTCTACATTTTCCATTTTTGCTTCACAGAAGAATTATCTTTGAACAAAGCAAAATCTTCACACATGACCCAATCACAGTTACTAGAGTGTGTGCGGTTGTCGCGGACCTTTCGGCGTAGTTTGAATAACTGGGCACTGTATTTATCTCACGTGGAAGCAAAAACAAGCTGAAAGTGATATCTGTTTCCTTTAGTGGAAATGTGTAAAGTACTTATGAGTATTCAGTGACTCACGCTGACTTCTTCCCTGCAGTAGACAGCAGTCAGGGCGCTCCAAGTTTGGAGAATCCAGGAGGATTTCTGACCTgtgagctaagctaacagcttCTCAGTATAACTCAAGCCCAATATATatagtgtgtatatatatatacactatatatatatatatatatatatatatatatatattcacaaTATACAGTAAACTTCAcatcgtgattttttttttgcattaggcagctgtttaatttctcactAATTTCTCAACCAAAAAAGTTGCTGTTTCTGTCATTGGGAGTCATTGAATACACAGCTAACGTATCCAGCCACTACTGCCCATGCGGCCAAATGTTTTCATCAAGTTCATCAAGAGTAGTGTCAACTTGTTGTTCAGCTTACTGATGGAAATTGCTATTGCAAAGATCTAAAAGACGATAAGTGTTTGGCTTTTCCagattttactttaaaaaaaagaaatacacagAGGGAGCAGACGACAAGAGCGTATAGGCATTTGAAGACCTGTGTCCTTTAAAGGACATTACCTCTCTGGCTTGGTTAACCTTGGCACCAGATGACAGCAGCTGACGAATCACAGTCACATGACCCTCTTGGGCAGCGAGGAAAAGAGGGGTGGCCCCATCCTGAAAGAAATTAGTGTTGTTTGGCACTTAGACAGCTAAAAATAGTCAGAAAAGCCTCCAACTAGGGGGAAATTGCATTAAAAACATACAATCTATTTATAAATGCACTAAGGTAGAGTCAGTTTGTTGTTAGAAGCCTAAAGAGACACTGCCAAAGGTGATTCATGCCTGACTCAGCAGTCTGCAGAAACCTGAGAGGCTGGATTCCTGCTGCATTGTGAGCAACTAACCATTATGTTCCTGACAGGCAAGAAGGCCTAACACAGAGCCATGAGGGCGTATTGACAGTGAGGAGAGCGGCCTAACTGCAGGCTGCGGATGTGGAAGCAAAGGGTCTCACATTCAGCTGGTCATGAACATTGGCTCCATTCTTCAACAGGATGTCCACTACCTTGGACTGACCATACTGAGAGGCCACAGTGAGAGCTGTGCCGCCATCCTGTCACCAAAGATGAGAGGGCACACAACAATGACAACTATTAGAAAGTATTCAGCTGGAGAACAGAAAGATAAATATCTGAAAGTCACCGCTGTTAGCTGTATAGATAATGCATTTAAAGAGATGTATAGCTCAGCAGCATATTTTGTGCGTCATTGCCTCGATTTTTCCCCGCGTGGTGCATTCTGAGGTCTGAGCAGTATCTGAAAGCTGTGAAACACGTCACCGCAGCATACCTTTGTCTGGAATTCAGTGGAGGCACCGAACTCAAAAAGGAGCTTTATGACGTCATGGTGCCCCTGCTGGGAGGCGAAGAACAAAGCCGTAGAACCTGTCTGGAGaggatgataaaaaaaagacactccCGTTTACCAGTGACTTCCATCCTGATGCTAAACGCAACCTTTTCGTGTTTCTACATATCGAAAGCGAGCAATAGAAAAAATCATTTCTATCCAAGTTGATAGAAGCAAAACTGaatttttcagtttcttttttaaaatctgtACATGTTTTATTTAATGCCATTGTTTAGCAAAAGAACATTAGCATTacagacacttttatcttaaaaGAACCATCTGACAGGCTATGTAGCTACATTGTTAGCTACAGCCTTGCCTATTGACAGAAAATAAGCTTGTTTAGTAGTTGTAAAACAGTTATGCTGGGGATGGGTGACAGGCTATCTCTTGGACAGTAGAAAAGTTCTTCATGGGCAGCCATTAGCTTACCTTAGGCtagaaaaaaagggggaaagctAGCTTGCTGCTGCCTGTATGCAAGATAAATTCACTGGTCAACGATATGGGCTTACTTATTACCAGATTCACATTTGTTTTATCCTGGCAAAAACCAAAgtgtaaaaatattttatatttatatttattttgtgGGTTTTAAGCGGTTATACCAGACAAACTGCCTGGGTTGCAGTGACCTCCTGGAGTCTCCAGATGCAGTTTGAAGAGATGGAATTTTCATCATGTtattttacctctctctggtaGTTGATGTCTGCTCCTTGCATGATAAGCTCTTTGACACACTCATAATGGCCGGTATAAGATGCCACCATCAGCGCTGTTGTTCcaaactgaaaagaaacatgGAGATGATGAGCCAGAAGCCTGTTTTCTCCctacttttaactcaaaagagGTATAAATGTAGTCACAAATTAACTAAATTGTGCAGGTTTTACAGCATGACGTAAACCCACCCAACCTTACCACGatggagaaaaataaaacatatggATATAAAAGTGTGATGGCCATGGACATATCACTGAATGGGTCACCCAGACAGACACAGGCACAACTACTATCAAGAGACAAAGAATAAATACCACAAGGAGACATACAATGGCTACAAAGAGATGAGAAATGTCCAATACGTCCCAAAGTAACTCAAATCAGACACAATTGACCTCAAGGAGCTAAAGAATGGTTACAAGgaaatgcaaatgaaaaagaatgTGACAAAAGGTATGCATACCTGACAATATGAGACACTAAACAGCCATCACAAAATGCAAAATGGTCACAAAGAGATGCAGAAatgcacaaaaagacacaaattgAGCTGAGATGCAAAGCTATAAAAATTGTGATGGCTGAGAAGTAAATCCATACAAATGACTCACCGTGAGCAAAATAACAAAGATGTGGATAATGAGG contains:
- the LOC142400058 gene encoding vacuolar protein sorting-associated protein 4B-like, which translates into the protein MAGGNLQKAIDLASKAAEEDKAKNYEEALRCYQHAVQYFLHVVKYETQGERAKQSIRAKCADYLDRAEKLKEYLKKKEQPAKPVKESQSGDKGSESDEGEDQEKKKLKNQLSGAIVMEKPNIKWNDVAGLEGAKEALKEAVILPIKFPHLFTGKRTPWRGILLFGPPGTGKSYLAKAVATEANNSTFFSVSSSDLVSKWLGESEKLVKNLFTLAREHRPSIIFIDEIDSLCGSRSENESEAARRIKTEFLVQMQGVGNDNEGILVLGATNIPWTLDSAIRRRFEKRIYIPLPEDHARSFMFKLHLGSTPNDLTEADFVTLGKKTEGYSGADVSVIVRDALMQPVRRVQSATHFKRVRGSSWNNPGVVVEDLLTPCSPGDPNAVEMTWMEVPGEKLLEPVVSMGDMLRSLSNTKPTVNEQDLDKLKKFTEDFGQEG
- the ankrd29 gene encoding ankyrin repeat domain-containing protein 29 isoform X2; its protein translation is MMSFKETPLANAVFWAARKGNLALLQLLLNSGRVDADCRDSFGTTALMVASYTGHYECVKELIMQGADINYQRETGSTALFFASQQGHHDVIKLLFEFGASTEFQTKDGGTALTVASQYGQSKVVDILLKNGANVHDQLNDGATPLFLAAQEGHVTVIRQLLSSGAKVNQAREDGTMPLWMAAQMGHSEVVKVLLLRGADRDADRQDGTTALFKAALKGNNGVIEELLKFSPSLGLLKNGSTALHAAVMSGNIRAVLLLLGANADPALPNRSNELPADLTKSDRILNVLRLKIVNGDS
- the ankrd29 gene encoding ankyrin repeat domain-containing protein 29 isoform X3; the encoded protein is MMSFKFGTTALMVASYTGHYECVKELIMQGADINYQRETGSTALFFASQQGHHDVIKLLFEFGASTEFQTKDGGTALTVASQYGQSKVVDILLKNGANVHDQLNDGATPLFLAAQEGHVTVIRQLLSSGAKVNQAREDGTMPLWMAAQMGHSEVVKVLLLRGADRDADRQDGTTALFKAALKGNNGVIEELLKFSPSLGLLKNGSTALHAAVMSGNIRAVLLLLGANADPALPNRSNELPADLTKSDRILNVLRLKIVNGDS
- the ankrd29 gene encoding ankyrin repeat domain-containing protein 29 isoform X1 is translated as MMSFKKETPLANAVFWAARKGNLALLQLLLNSGRVDADCRDSFGTTALMVASYTGHYECVKELIMQGADINYQRETGSTALFFASQQGHHDVIKLLFEFGASTEFQTKDGGTALTVASQYGQSKVVDILLKNGANVHDQLNDGATPLFLAAQEGHVTVIRQLLSSGAKVNQAREDGTMPLWMAAQMGHSEVVKVLLLRGADRDADRQDGTTALFKAALKGNNGVIEELLKFSPSLGLLKNGSTALHAAVMSGNIRAVLLLLGANADPALPNRSNELPADLTKSDRILNVLRLKIVNGDS
- the ankrd29 gene encoding ankyrin repeat domain-containing protein 29 isoform X4, giving the protein MVASYTGHYECVKELIMQGADINYQRETGSTALFFASQQGHHDVIKLLFEFGASTEFQTKDGGTALTVASQYGQSKVVDILLKNGANVHDQLNDGATPLFLAAQEGHVTVIRQLLSSGAKVNQAREDGTMPLWMAAQMGHSEVVKVLLLRGADRDADRQDGTTALFKAALKGNNGVIEELLKFSPSLGLLKNGSTALHAAVMSGNIRAVLLLLGANADPALPNRSNELPADLTKSDRILNVLRLKIVNGDS